Part of the Odontesthes bonariensis isolate fOdoBon6 chromosome 15, fOdoBon6.hap1, whole genome shotgun sequence genome, GGTCCATCCGTCAGGAGTTAATCATTTATTTCCAAGCTTTTATGAAACAAGTCAGGCCTCATGATGTAGGCGGTAACAAAAACAGCTCGGGTCTGAATCCAGGTCCCTGCGGGGGGTTAGGAGGGGTCGACGCTTGTCATCATGCGTGTGCCGCACAAAATGTTCAAATATTATCATATTCATCCATTAATCGAGCCATTTTTGATACTATGTTGTGCTGGATTAAGTATTTGTCAGAGGGACATATTTTTGTAGAACGGAGCCATTTAATCGATTGTTTCTGAACAACTTTGTAACGGTCAGATCTGCTGTTGCACATTTGctttacattaaaaaagaacCGAAGGCTGTCCAGCTAGTTGATTAAATAAGACATTTATTATGTCGCTGTGCAGGAAGTGTTAAATGGGTAGCGATAGCTAGCCAAGTTAGTAGTTAGTTAGACCTGTTCGCACTGTTATattctgtttttaaatgtaGTATTCTGCATTTGAAGTATAGGTCAAATGTCATAGATGCAGTTAAAGAAATGGAAGGAATGCAAGCTTCATCATGTTTACACGCCAGTCATGCATGTTGaggtttattattatcagtAAACTGGTATTTTGTATTCTGGCTTTGCATTATGACCAAATGGCGCACCTAGAAGCTTTTTCCTGCTTTCACACGATCCAGTCAGCACCGCCTGTATGACTGTCGTTGCATGTGCTGAGAATGTACACCTAGCAGCTTTACATTTCTCACTTGTCATTGGGTGTATGCACAAATGTGTACAAATGTCCCGCTTGAAATGAAATGTATGTCTCTAGACTCACACTCAGGAGGACAGTAAAGGCAGCAACACACAAAGCTCATTTCACATTGGCACTTGGGGCAAGAAGAAATCTGACTCTTTGGCTAAAGTaagagaataatcccatataatTTGTGTCTGCGTTGACTGATCTGTGTCTACTGTCGCCGCTTCCTGCCTGCCATCCAATCATGGAGGAGGGGTTGACCACAGAGGGGGTTTCATTGATCACAGGTTGAAAATTTCCCATGTGATTGCAACGTGATTTAACCAGGTGTTTGTTCATCTTGGGCTTGCCTCACTACGAGGGCTTTGGCACTTTCTAATGATTACACAGTGGTGCTGATCGTATTCTGGGTTAAGAGCCGTCTGAACTACATGAATGATTTAGCAGCTGGAGAGAGGTCGGCTTTGGTGGAAGAGCTCGCACTTTTACTCATGCAAAGGGAATCTAATCAGAACCACGGATAGCCAAAAGAAAGCACATTTGACTTTGATTTTCTTCTTAAAGCGCTGATTTGAACCCGATTGCTTTATATCCCTGgctctgacattttttttctcatgttttcacAAAGCCCTTCCTTCAAAAATGGTGGGTCTGTGATGCCAAATCACTGACAAAGAATAAAGAAGCTGGTGAATGACGCCTTTCGGCCTCTGTTATTGAAGCACGTGATTGTGGGCTCGTTGTAATTCggcaaactgtgtgtgtgtgtgtgtgtgtgtgtgtgtttttgaacaGGCTTCTCAGCAGAGCAGTCCGCAGGCGGTCTGGGTTGTTCCTGCACTCCGACAGCTTCACGAGATCACCCGTTCTTTCATCAAGCAGACCTACCAGAAACAGGACAAGGTACCGCAAAATCTCCTGGCGTCTGAATGAGCTGACGTTCAGACAGAGTTGCCACAGTAACCATCCCCCTTCCTCCCCTCAGAGCATCATCCAGGACTTGAAGAAGAACTTTGAGATCGTCAAACTGATCACGGGATCCCTGGTGTGCTGCCACCGGCTCGCCGCGACGGCTTCGGGTAACAACGGCCTCTCGGGCTCAACTCTGGTGGATGGCAGATACACCTACCAGGAGGTTTGTCTGCGTTGGATTTCCTCTTTTTAATCTTCTGATCTAAGTCCAGGACTCAGgacttttattttcttaatttaGATTTAATGTCATTTTATTGGTCGGCCTCACTGGAACTATAAAAGCAGATCATAAAGCTAATCTTACCCGAGCTGATAACACACACGTCTCCCTCGATCTGTGTTCAGTATCTGGACAGCCACCTGCGCTTCCTGGCGTTTTTCCTTCAGGAGGCCAGCGTTTACCTGGCCTGGAACCGAGCCAAGGAGCTCTGGGAGTGCCTGGTGTCGGGGCCGGACGTTTGTGAACTCGACCGTGAGGTACGGGAACCGTTGGAATCAAaacttctgtttgtttgtcattGCGAGCGCATCTCTCCGGATGATTGCTGTGGAGGAAAGCATCCAGGAGGAATGTCATATTGGGAATTTGCTCATATAGCAACTGAGAAAGGTCAGGGTGAAATTTCCTTCACCTTTAATAGGTCAGAGGTTAGGTGAATTGGAATTAATGGAAGCCAAACTGGTGATTTGATTTGAGTGAAAAAttagcagctgctgcagcttctctTTGTCAgctaaagaaaattaaaaaaaaaaaaagattcagtcTACTGATGCTTAAACAGAGTATGTTCTTCTTTTGGCAGATGTGTTTTGAGTGGTTCACAAAAGGACAACATGACCTTGAGAGCgatgtccagcagcagctcttcAAGGAGAAGATCCTTAAACTGGAGCCCTACGAGATCACCATGAATGGTGGGAGACTCGACGCCCCGTTGACCCCCGCAGTTTCACCAATGGGTCTCAGCCGTTGCACTGAACGTGTTTTACTTGTGTCTCAGGTTTCAATCTTTTCAAGACTTTCTTCGAGAACGTCAATCTGTGCGACCATCGTCTGAAACGCCAGGGAACTCAGCTGGTCGGTCCCAACTCGCCCTCGCCACATTCTGCGGTAAAGCGCATCTTCACTGACATTTGCATTTGTCGTATCATTTGCTCTAGTGCGTGGAGCGCCTCGACCTGGCGGGGATGGATTTTATTTGGCGCATCGCCATGGAAACCCCCGATGAGGAGATAGCCAATGAGGCAATCCAGCTTATTATCACATACAGCTACACCAACCTCAATCCTAAGATGAAGAAGGTAGGTGTACGTGTGTCTCCCAGTGAGGTTACCAGTTTACTTTCACAGTCTGCTGTTGTACTGCGTCTTTCATTTAATTCGTCACACACCATGTTAAGTTTAAAAACAGGAAGGCAGCAGAAACTCTTAATAACGGTTTGAATATTTCTTTAAATCCCGGTCTTTTTGGTCCTTTTTATGAGCTTGAAATCACATTTGACATTTTGCTGCCCCACAGGACTCTGTGTCATTGCACAAGAAGTTCATTGCTGATTGCTACAAGCGGCTAGAGGTTAGCACCTTGATATGTTACAGGGATAATTGTGCCATTTCGCAATAATCAGCACCTAATAGCccttttctttccatttgttTGGTCTCAGGCTGCGAGTTCGGCCCTAGGTGGGCCTACTTTAACACATGCTGTTACTAAGGCAACCAAGATGCTGACAGCCACTGCCATGCCGACGGTGGCCACATCTGTACAATCACCATCCAGGTACAGAGGGGGGTTTGGGTAAGAACAGAGTTATTAAACCTATTAAATGAAATTGAATATTTATGCTCAAACTATTTTACAGCTGTAGCGCTTTTAcaggacagaaaataaaaacaaagtatttacaTTAAGTCCACTTTTAAGTGTTGTTGAAACTCTTCTGTTCGGGGTGATTTGTAGATCCACGAAGCTGGTGATAATTGAAAGACTGCTGCTATTGGCTGAACGCTACGTCATCACCATAGAGGTAAGCCACGTGCTCTTTGTCCTCGGTGTTTCATGTTCCATATTTGCGCTACATGTTTTTTGGTAATTAGTCTGAATAAGCTTCAGGATCCTCTGCATCTGAGGAGCCACAAAAactgtgttttctgtgtgtttctgtgcaggACATGTACTCAGTTCCTCGCACCATTCTACCTCACGGGGCCTCGTACAATGGACACCCGATCAGTCTCCACGTCACTTATGAGTCAACCAAAGACACCTTCACCCTAgaggtattcctgtttttttagtAACTCTCTGTGTCAAGTTCATGTCTGACTGGGATGGGGCTTTTTCTAGATGAAAGCCCCCtcccctctcacacacacacacacgcacacacacacacacaccctgacTGTATGTGTACCCTGTGTTCTGCAGACCCACAGTAACGAGACAATAGCAAGTATCCGGTGGAAGATAGCAGAGCATTTGAGCTGCCCAGTGGATAATGTCCAGATCTTTGCCAATGATAGTGTGGTGAGTGTTCTCAACATTCTGTTTATACTGTCATCCCCTCATCAAATGATTCTGCTCAATGCATACTTAACATCTCCGGACGCAGCGTTGCATCTGTTCTCACTCTGTTCCTTCACTGCCCCTCCGCTGTGTGTTAGTTGACCATGAACCGAGACCAGAAGTTGCTGTCCCAGCTCGGCTTCAGCGATGAGCAGAGTCTGACTGTGAAGAGCTCGGGGACCGGCACTCCTTCTGGCAGCTCCGAGTCCTCCGCCTCCGCCTCTAGCAGTTCTAGCTCTGCCGTCTTCAACTCTGCCTACGCCTTGGAGCAGGTAGCATCTAACGCCTGGTGGAACAGTTAGAGTTGAGCCGACGCTTGTTGTGTTGCACTCTGACGCTGTTCCTTTGTCTTCAGGAGAAGTCCCTGCCTGGGGTGGTGATGGCTTTAGTGTGCAATGTGTTTGAGATGCTTTACCAGCTGGCTAACCTGGACGAGTCCAGGTGAGATTTTGAGTTTGTGCTTGTGTGTTTTGTACATCACGTTGCCCACAGCAACATAATAACTGTCACAACATCGTTGTCATGCCATCTGCCTGCTTATAAAGACGACACCTTCACGCTCTTTTTTCCATAAATGTTTATCTAATTTTTTGCCGTGCAGTGGATATCGCAGAACTGAGGCCCTTTAATTCAGTGTTTCTTTTTGGTCATCAACAGGATCACTCTTCGTgtgaggaagctgctgctgctgatacCAACAGATCCTGAAGTGCAAGATGCTCTCGATAACTTTGTTCCCAAAGAATCCAGCGTCTGGAGCCACCAGGTACCTCAAAGTGTCTTTTAAGACATCAATAAGCAGCGGTTACTTCCCTGTTTAGAGGCCCTCCGCTTCCTGCTTGTCTCATCTTATCATGTGTTAAGACTGTGAGAGTAGGCTTGTTTTGCACATAGTTTgtgatttctgttttttctccctCAGTTACTTTTCTAACTCTTGTGACTCTTTTCTGTAGAAGACGCTTTTCACCCTCGGTCAGGGTTCAGGCTCACGTTCTCCATCTATGACCtccaagcagcagcagcagcatcagcagcCCAGTGCAGCATCCATCTTGGAGTCCCTTTTCAGATCTTCTGCCCCTGGCATGTCTACTTTCAGAGTGCTGTACAATCTTGAGGTATGCATACATGTGAACATCCACGTCCTTTAGCCACTATTTCATTCTTATTCTCAGACCTTAAGGTGACATCTTTCATTCCTATTTGTGTTAGGTATTGAGTTCAAAGCTCATGCCCACATCGGATGATGAGATGGCCAAAACCAGCAGCAAGTCGTTCTGTGACAACTTCCTTAAAGCAGGAGGCCTCAGGTAACAGCAACAGAGCTGTCAGAGGAAAAGAGGCTTTACTGTCCACTGTAACAACATGGAGCAGGACACACGTGCCACATGGCATagcatttttctgtgtttaGTCTTGACCACTGCTTTCCTCTGGGTTTTTTCAGTCTGGTGGTGAATGTTATGCAGAGAGATTCCATCCCATCCGAAGTGGACTACGAGACCAGACAAGGGGTCTACTCAATCTGTCTTCAGTTGGCCAGGTGCAAAGACCTCTATCaaaagctgtttttacacaTGCACTACAGCCCTGAAACTTTATAGACATTTTCCTTTGTCTGTGCGCGGAAACACGTTCAGTCTGGACTTATAACGTTATTATTCCTCACCATCTCTTTCCATTCAATTTTATTAAGAGGACAGTGCATATTAATAACAGTACATCTGTAACATGCGAGAGTTAGCCAAAGGCTAGTTTTCATCTGTTGTCCTTTAAGTTTATGCCCGGTGTTCTTGCTGCATGGCAGCATGCACCAAAACTGACGTCACGGTTCCTGGAACATCGAGCGTGTTGGTGTTGTTTCAGCCGGTCGTGCACCTCTCAATTATTGCAACCTTTGGCGTGCTGACATTGCAGTTTGCTCGAGCAATAACCAATGCAGCGAGCAGAAAACAGCGGTTTATTGTGAAAATGTCCAGATGTGGTGCGATCGTGTGGTGAGAGCAGATAATGCTCTGGAAAATTCATGAAAAGGGAACTCGTACCCTTCTACTGACCTTCATACTAAAAACCCACATGCTGTTGATAAGGAATTGCAATAAATGTAGTATTGTTCCAGAATAAAAACTTTCATCATTATGGATACATGGGGAGTCTCATCCATGATTCTCAACATGCTGTAAACGAGCCCTTACTTTCTGAGCCTTTGATGTACTCGGGCTCCAAAAACGTTTTGTTCATGTATGAAAATAATTGAATGCACACAGGGATGGCTTTTATATGTCACATACAAAGTCAGACttccaatctaaaaaaaaaaaaaaaatgttgttgttgGCAGGTTCCTGCTCGTCGGTCAGAGCATGCCTGCAGCGCTGGATGATGATGTCATCAGGGATGGAGATGCGCTGTCTTCCCGGCCGTTCCGTAACGCGGGGCGGGCAGGGCGACAGCTGTCTCTGTGTGGAACTCCGGAGAAATCCTCCTACAGACAGATGTCTCTGTCTGAGCGCTCGTCCATACGAGTCGAGGAGATCATACCCGCTGCTCGCGTCGCTATTCAGGTACCAGACGAACACTTTTAATCCGCCGCCAGCACCCTGATTGGTCTTTCTTAGTGCAGAATATCTTTTACCTGCATTGTTTCCCCTGTTTTATCTAGACCATGGAGGTGGGTGACTTTACCTCCACTGTCGCCTGCTTCATGCGTCTGACCTGGGCGGCCGCAGCAGGCCGTTTGGATCTGGTTGGCAGCCCGCAGCCAATAAGAGAGACCCACAGCTCGCTCTTGCCACAGGGAGTCCGCACCAGAGTCAGCAGTActggtaagaaagaaaaacacttctCCTTTTCCTGTATTCTTTCTCATTTAccaaaatggcaccaaaaagAAGCATTTGTTCGATCAGCAGGTATGTTAATGTTCCTGCACAGCTTCATTCCCGATTTCTGACTGATTGTTTGTCACCGCAGCTCTCAGCGTCGTTTTTGTCCACCACTTAAAAGCAAAACCCACAGAAATCCAAAGTATAACgagctttctttgtgtctgcagGTAGTAACTGCAGCTCCAGCAGCGAGGGCGAGACCACGCCAACAGCACTGCATGCTGGGATATGTGTCCGACAGCAGAGTGTCTCCATCAAAGATGCAATCATCGCCCGCGAGGCTCTGTCGCTGCTGGTTACCTGCCTGCAGTTGCGCTGTCAGCAGCTGTGTAAGACCCCAACAGGAGCGCAGACGCACGACACGCATGCACTCAAGCATACTCACACTTCATTGTGTTTCCATTCGCGCTTGCCTCGGCATATGCCCGCGTCCCACAGACTTTACACCCTGTGCTTGGTTTCTCTCTGCAGGTTCTTTTTACAACCTTCCCTCCGTCAATGATTTCATAATTGATATTCTGCTGGGATCTCCCAGCGGAGAGGTAAATAACACCCCAAACAGTCTTCATAGAGGGAATGTTTCTGCAACGTGTCGCGCTGTAACAAAGCGTCTTCTCTCCGTCAGATCCGCCGTGTGGCCTGTGATCAGCTGTACACTCTGAGCCAGTCTGACACTTCAGCCTTCCCCGAACTCCAGAAACCCAACTTGTTCCTCCTTTCGGTCGTTTTAACTGCTCAACTACCGTTGTGGAGTCCCACATCTGTCATGAGAGGTGTCAATCAGAGGTACCAGGGCGAGGAACACAAATGACAGAATCGGTTAAACCTTTGCACCTTGACACCTCACATTGAGTTTTCTTCTCAGGCTGTTGTCCCAGTGCACAGAGTACTTTGACCTTCGATGTCAGCTCCTGGATGACCTAACCAGTAAGTCACTTTTAGGCCTATAGATGAAGTATTGTACCACAAGAATGCAAAGGTTAGGATCTCCCCTTTCAGCTCCCTGTTTATCGTCatgtttttctctcccttgtatCCCTCCTCCCTTCTTTCCTCCTGCCCGACCCGTCCCAGCATCTGAGATGGAGGTGTTAAAGGTCAGTGCAGCCACCATGCTGGAGGACGAGATCTCTTGGCTCGACAACTTTGAGCCCAGCTGGAGCTCTGAGATGGAGACCAGCGAGGCGGATAACATCCTGCTGGCAGGACACCTCAGACTTATCAAGACCTTGCTTTCGCTCTGCGGCAACGAGAAGGAACATCTCGGTGAGCGCACACGAGTGTACTTGCAGGTGTATCCAGAATCCAATTTTTAGAAAGCCGTCAAAGACCGTGTTTTAATGTGATGTCGCACGGCTCGTTCCCCAGGTCCATCTCTCATCCAGCAGTTGTTGGATGACTTCCTGTTTCGAGCCTCGCGCATCATCATCAACAGTTCCAACCCGACACCTACCGCAGCCCCCAGCCACGACTTCCACCCCAAGTATGGATGtcctttttattttcacatGAATCACAGAGTTCTTGCATTTCTACAAAACACTGACTGTTTCTGGTTAGTATTAACAGTAGATCTTAATGGTGTGGTCAGGTGCAGCACAGCCAGCAGCAGGCTGGCAGCCTACGAGGTGCTGGTGATGCTGGCAGACAGCTCGCTCCCGAACCTACGCCTCATCACCAAAGAGTTGCTGTCCATGCACCACCAGTCCGATCCTTCCATTTGCAAGGAGTTTGATGTAAGACACTTCTAAAGAAGTATTATTCTTTGAAGTTTTATGTGTAGATCTGTAGTTTGGTAATGGTTTTGTCTGCGTATTGTCAGTATCTGCCCCCCGTGGAGAGCCGGTCGGTCTCAGGTTTCGTAGGATTGAAGAACGGTGGAGCCACGTGTTACATGAACGCTGTGTTCCAACAACTTTACATGCAGCCCGGCCTCCCCGAGGTACACCTATTTCTATAAGCTTACCCTAAGTGTTCACTAGAGGCCATTTTTATGTGTGAGTGCAGACTTTGTATCAAATGATGAAAGTACGATCAGTAACTGCAGgggtttttttgcttttttttttgcttttttttttttttttttttttttttttcaaggcgtTCCTATCCATTGAGGATGACACAGACCAGCCAGAAGAGAGTGTCTTTTATCAGGTCCAGTCTCTGTTTGGCCACCTGATGGAGAGCAAGCTGCAGTACTACGTGCCAGAGAACTTCTGGAAGGTAACGGTCTCCTCATAGTTAAAACATCAACAAACTGCAGGTTTGTGTAGTATGGACATCGTCAGTGCATTTCCACTTAAGGATTTGTTAACatagcatttatttatttaatatatatatatatatatatatatatatatattttttttttttttttttttgctgttgagAATTTCTGAGCAACACAGGCAGCATGGATACCAAACTGTCGTCCACGTGCAAATCTGTTGCAGATCTTTAAGATGTGGAACAAGGAGCTGTATGTCCGCGAGCAGCAGGACGCGTACGAGTTCTTCACCAGCCTGGTGGACCAGCTTGATGAGCATCTCAAGGTATTACTGCAGCTGCATTTTGACTGCAGGAACCTGTTTTAGGAACCAGGGCCTCTTAGGGAGTCTGTTCCTCGGCCCCCTTCATTTTGACTGCAGGAACCAGGGAACAAACCAGCTTCTCGTGGGAGAAATGTTTAACCTTAAAACCACTCCTGTAGGTAGTTCTTCTGAGGCCAACCTGAGCTTACAGCACTGAACGTTTCTGATTGGCTCGCTCTCATCTCAGTTTTTAATATCCAGAATAAAGTCTGTTTGTAAACACAACATTCAGACTCAGACGTCCATGTAGCATCAGTCAGATGGGGAGAAACGTTGTGTACCACCAGCTGAAATAATGGTGGAATGATCTTCCAGCTCCTTGTAAGACGCCCCAGGTggtttaaagcgatactccggagtagattcaacctggggtcatttgaaccgtgacatccagccaagtagcccactcgcagttttttcgatattggctgaacatcagctgagttactgagttatcccgaatagcttagtacaagggttaatggatcctggcagtatctccaaaattaccacactaaaatcacatgccatgacaccaaacttctacagtagtacaaatatggtctgtactcacaaaacgatgcatttggaagtttgtacatagtccaggagtttattattatcaacacaagcctgatagcttctctgcagctaaagctgcgtcgacgtcacttcagggagctgggagcttcaaagtaagatgacggttgatctactactgtagacaacaaagtatatgctatattctacatgttttttttatgaatttttatgttgtagagttgtgaaattattttatcaatggagaaattgagcagccttcctttgttgtctacagtagtagatcaaccctcatcttactttgaagctcccagatcaaggaagtgacgtcgacgcagctttagctgcagagaagctatcaggcttgtgttgataataataaactcctggactattttcaaacttccaaatgcatcgttttgtgagtacagaccatatttgtactcctgtagaagtttggtgtcatggcatgtgattttagtgtggtaattttggagatactgccaggatccattaacccttgtacgaagctattcgggataactcagtaactcagctgatgttcagccaatatcgaaaaaactgcgggtgggctacttggctggatatcacggttcaaatgaccccaggttgaatctactccggagtatcactttaagctgTAGTTGTTCAAAATACACCTTTACACACCAATAAAGCGAAACCACACACAGTTCTGCTAAGTTCTTCTTGTGCTCAGGTTGTGATGATATGATTGTGTTCAAATCTTCTTTCCTTCAGAAAATGGGTCGAGAGCAAATCTTCAAAAACACCTTTCAGGGAATCTTCTCCGACCAGAAGATTTGCAAAGACTGCCCACACAGGTGAGTCGCAACTGTGACCGAAGCCAGCTCTGGGACCGAGGTTATTCTTCCGTTGTTATAAGCAAAATATTTTGTCTTTAACAGATATGAGCGCGAGGAAACGTTCATGGCGCTGAATCTTGGGGTGACTTCTTGCCAGAGTTTAGAAATCTCATTGGACCAGTTTGTCAGAGGAGAGGTGCTGGAGGGCAGCAACGCGTACTACTGCGAGAAATGCAAGGAAAAGGTCCGTATGCTGCCCTGCGTGCTTCCGTTCTATTGCTCTGACATCGTGTGAACTTGACTGCTTGTGTGTCATATTTACAGAGAACCACAGTTAAGAGGACGTGCATCAAATCCCTGCCCAGTGTTCTCTGTATTCACCTCATGCGCTTTGGCTTCGACTGGGAAAGCGGACGCTCCATCAAATATGACGAGCAGATCAGGGTACGAAAAGCCTTTTTTCCACATAGGTCCTTTTGAAGATACACTTGTTAGTTTTGTTGGAGCATTATAAATACCTGAATGGAAATGGAAATCTGTTTTGTATTAAGTTTTGGTCATATTTGGCTCACAGTTCCCCTGGGTGTTGAACATGGAGCCCTACACCGTCTCTGGAATGGCTCGTCAGGACTGCAGCATAGAGGGCGGCGAGGGGAGAGGCGATGGGACGTCAGGAGGGTCGCCCAGGAAGAAGGTCACTATTTCAGAGAACTACGAGCTGGTGGGAGTTGTGGTCCACAGCGGTCAGGCGCACGCCGGCCACTACTACTCCTTCATTAAAGACAGACGGTGAGATACCCGGAGTGGAATCTCTCTGAAGATAACAGAAAACTGAGAATTTTTTTACAGATTACAGATTGTTTCCCTTCTCTCGTTCCTGCTTTTTCCGAAAGAAGCACACAAGCGGGGATTAGCGGCGCACAAAGATCTGATGCTGTAGTTTTCCAGGCAGAATTTAGAAGACCTCTTTG contains:
- the usp24 gene encoding ubiquitin carboxyl-terminal hydrolase 24 isoform X1, whose protein sequence is METEEEQHITTLLCMGFPDPDVIRKALRLAKNDINEAVALLTNESPGLGYGYEPMESGPSPGLGSSGDGENSGRTGTGGFDPPPAYHDVVDSERSNDENGNCSGGSMEFPTTNLYELESRVFTDHWSIPYKREESLGKCLIASTCLARHGLADADENCKRFMDRCMPEAFKKLLTSSAVHKWGTEIHEGIYNMLMLLVELVAERVKQDPVPVNLMGVLTMALNPDNEYHFKNRMKACQRNWADVFGEEANMFAVSPNTYQKEPHGWLVDLVNRFGELGGFTAIQTKLNTEEIEIACVSALVQPLGVCAEYLNSSLVQPMLDPVIHKMITYVQNLEEKDLKDKRLVSIPDLLSAIKLLCMRFQRELVAVVDDLRLDTLLRMLKTPHFSTKMNSLKEVTKLIEESTVSKTVKNAIDTDKLLDWLVENSVLSIALEGNIDQAQYCERIKGIIELLGSKLSLDELSKIWKIQAGQSSTVIENIHTIIAAAAVKFSFDQLTHLFVLIQKSWEVESDRVRQKLLSLIGRIGREARSETTTGKVLEVLWELAHLPTLPTSLVQQALEEHLGILSDAYAVKETVKRSYIIKCIEDIKKTHTQEDSKGSNTQSSFHIGTWGKKKSDSLAKASQQSSPQAVWVVPALRQLHEITRSFIKQTYQKQDKSIIQDLKKNFEIVKLITGSLVCCHRLAATASGNNGLSGSTLVDGRYTYQEYLDSHLRFLAFFLQEASVYLAWNRAKELWECLVSGPDVCELDREMCFEWFTKGQHDLESDVQQQLFKEKILKLEPYEITMNGFNLFKTFFENVNLCDHRLKRQGTQLCVERLDLAGMDFIWRIAMETPDEEIANEAIQLIITYSYTNLNPKMKKDSVSLHKKFIADCYKRLEAASSALGGPTLTHAVTKATKMLTATAMPTVATSVQSPSRYRGGFGSTKLVIIERLLLLAERYVITIEDMYSVPRTILPHGASYNGHPISLHVTYESTKDTFTLETHSNETIASIRWKIAEHLSCPVDNVQIFANDSVLTMNRDQKLLSQLGFSDEQSLTVKSSGTGTPSGSSESSASASSSSSSAVFNSAYALEQEKSLPGVVMALVCNVFEMLYQLANLDESRITLRVRKLLLLIPTDPEVQDALDNFVPKESSVWSHQKTLFTLGQGSGSRSPSMTSKQQQQHQQPSAASILESLFRSSAPGMSTFRVLYNLEVLSSKLMPTSDDEMAKTSSKSFCDNFLKAGGLSLVVNVMQRDSIPSEVDYETRQGVYSICLQLARFLLVGQSMPAALDDDVIRDGDALSSRPFRNAGRAGRQLSLCGTPEKSSYRQMSLSERSSIRVEEIIPAARVAIQTMEVGDFTSTVACFMRLTWAAAAGRLDLVGSPQPIRETHSSLLPQGVRTRVSSTGSNCSSSSEGETTPTALHAGICVRQQSVSIKDAIIAREALSLLVTCLQLRCQQLCSFYNLPSVNDFIIDILLGSPSGEIRRVACDQLYTLSQSDTSAFPELQKPNLFLLSVVLTAQLPLWSPTSVMRGVNQRLLSQCTEYFDLRCQLLDDLTTSEMEVLKVSAATMLEDEISWLDNFEPSWSSEMETSEADNILLAGHLRLIKTLLSLCGNEKEHLGPSLIQQLLDDFLFRASRIIINSSNPTPTAAPSHDFHPKCSTASSRLAAYEVLVMLADSSLPNLRLITKELLSMHHQSDPSICKEFDYLPPVESRSVSGFVGLKNGGATCYMNAVFQQLYMQPGLPEAFLSIEDDTDQPEESVFYQVQSLFGHLMESKLQYYVPENFWKIFKMWNKELYVREQQDAYEFFTSLVDQLDEHLKKMGREQIFKNTFQGIFSDQKICKDCPHRYEREETFMALNLGVTSCQSLEISLDQFVRGEVLEGSNAYYCEKCKEKRTTVKRTCIKSLPSVLCIHLMRFGFDWESGRSIKYDEQIRFPWVLNMEPYTVSGMARQDCSIEGGEGRGDGTSGGSPRKKVTISENYELVGVVVHSGQAHAGHYYSFIKDRRGNARGRWYKFNDNVVEEFDMNDETLEYECFGGEYRPKVYDQSNPYPDVRRRYWNAYMLFYQKISDQNSPVLPKKSRVSIMRQEAEDLTLSAPSSPDVSPQSSPRPPRANNDRLTLLTRLVRKGEKKGLFVEKMPASIYQIVRDENLKFMKNRDVYNSDYFNFILSLVSVNATKLKHPDYQPMAKESLQLAVHFLFHTYLHTKKKLRVDTEEWMAAVEVLLSKSSKACQWMVQYLVGSEGREITRVCLLECSVREVRMVVASILEKTLESALLFGDPGLDNLTDALLSLLDKDVPENVKNCSQYFNLFSNFAQRGCGPCQLLLKHSAYRRMLIFLLGPNRQNNQNRRWSPAQAREFLHLHSTLGLVTLYSDLSPQRTHAPGGFKLHVNSIPSSTSLLPLHADILASLFTPGGQPYLLEVMFAMRELSGPLSLLIEMVTYSSFCNEPFSLGVLQLLKNQLETAPPHELKNVFQMLQELLVVEDPLQTERLKYAFESEKGLLALMHQSNNVDSRRCYQCVKFLVTLAQKCPPAKDYFKDLSGHWSWAVQWLQKKMTEHYWTPQSNVSNETSTNKTFQRTISAQDTLAYATALLNEKEQSGSSNGSDGSPANENAERSLRQGSESPMMLGDSKSDLEDVDS